The genomic window ATTCTGAACCTGAAAGCATAAATAGCATACTATAGTCTGTAGATTTATAGTCTTCATTCGATCATAATTAAACCATGAAAGAATCCTATCCGCAAAATATAGAGGGAAATTCCTTGGAGGAAGCGTTTGGCTTGGTGTTGCGCCGGCTTCGTCAAGGATGCGGATTGTCTCAAGAGGCCCTCGGCTTCGAAAGCGGCTATCATCGAACCTACATCAGTCTTCTTGAGCGGGGCCGGAAGAGCCCCTCGTTGCAGACGCTCTTCAACCTGTCCAGAGCACTGAAGATCGATCCAGCGGAGCTGATCAGGCAGGTGGCGGATCAAACACATGAATGCCTCCAGCACATCGACCATGCCGGTGAATGAGTCATGAAGATTGTTCAAATTGAACGGATCATCGATGCGGGAACCTTTTCTCAGACAGAGACTTGGCGAACGATCGAGACGCAAATCTTTCAGGCGATTCGATCTATCGAATGGCCCCCCGGTTCCGGATCGTTCATTCTCCATGATGAATCCGGCAAAAAGCGGGGCGAGGGAAGCGGCGTAAAACCCATCAAGCAGGCTTGCATGGGAATACTGAAATCCTTTGGATGGCAATTGGAAACGCGAGTGGACATTACGACCGTGAGACGTCCGGGACCCATGGATGCCACTTATCCTGTGAAGGACCGTCTTTTCTGTCTGGAGTGGGAGACGGGAAATATTTCCTCCAGCCACCGCTCGCTCAA from Syntrophobacterales bacterium includes these protein-coding regions:
- a CDS encoding helix-turn-helix domain-containing protein; this translates as MKESYPQNIEGNSLEEAFGLVLRRLRQGCGLSQEALGFESGYHRTYISLLERGRKSPSLQTLFNLSRALKIDPAELIRQVADQTHECLQHIDHAGE